The Magnetovibrio sp. PR-2 genome contains the following window.
TAATCAAAAGTGGATCATCTACACGACTAAACAGGGCATGCATCTCATTTAGCTCACGAATAATTTGCGCCATATCCGTTTGCACAATGGGCAACTCTTTGGCAGCGGTCTGCAGGCTTGTCATGCGTTCCAAATTGCCTGAAAGCTGATGCTGGAGAACGGTGATGAAGACCCCACGATCACCAACGGAAAACGCATTGGCCAAACCCTGAACAAAATCCTTAATTTGAGGTTTGGGCCGATTTTCACTTTCCATCAAGCGCACCAAAATTCGGGTGATGGATACATTAATGTCGTTGATGATGATATTCACAAAGCCCATGATCGCCGTGCGCTGATGAACGGTATCAAGGTCCAGAACGTTGTCGCCCTTACCCAACTGGCTGGTCAGTTCTTCAAGTTGGCTTTGCAAGCCATCGATTGATTGCGCCTGGTTCGCAAGCTGATCACGTACACTGGATAAAGATCCGCTCAGCCCTTCGACCTGTGCATCAACGCTAGCGTTACGTGTCTCAGAACTTTGTTCCAAACGAACCAGTCCTTCATCCAACTTTGTTTGCATGATGCGCGTGCTGTCCGCACTTTGGCGTTCGACATTAACAACCATATTGCCCAAAGCGTCAGATATTTCCTGGATAACACGACCTTGTTGGTCCGTGTGTATGACCAGTTCTTGGGTTGCCGAGCTGCTTTGGGCCGTGGCAAAAAACAAATAAAACATACCAACGGGTAAAACTGTGCCCAAAATGATGACCATGAGTTCATGGGCCAACAACGCCGACAAGTTTTCCCAACCAACTGAGTTGGAAACGTAACCGATGCATATCAACAACCAGACCGCAGATGGAAGAGCTACGCCAAGTTGAAATTTTTTATTTTGCAAAATACCCATAATCTCAATTGTCCTCAAACCATTTCACGCAAGACCTTGGTGACATTTCGCCCTGTACCGCCATCCCAAATTGGAGCATTTAATATTCACAAATGTAGCCAAAAAAACCTTAGAAAGGCGTTAAGGTTTTCGCACGCTACATGACCCATCTAAAGCCGCCTTTTTTCTTCTCAATCGGCACTTTGATCACAACATCATGACATTTTATGCAGCGCCCTGCAGGCGGATGAGGCCTGTCGGAATCGGGCAGCAATGGCGGCCCTAATTTTTTAATTCTGGACAAACTTTCCAAGGCGGCACCCACAGGCGTTTTAAATTGTGTCCCCGGTCCAGGACCATCCACATACAAATGGCAATTGGTGCATACCCCCACATATGGATGTGGCATTTTTTGTTGCGCCGTAACCCGGGGGATATGCTTTAAGGTCATCAACTTATATTTTTGATCAGGGACGAACGTATCTTTGAGTGTTTCAACCAAACCGCGTTCGGCCGGGGCAGGCATATCTCCATAAAGTATCCCCTTGGTAATGCGAACAGACTGATGGGACGGGGAGCTGCCCAGGTTCAGCCCAAAGGTTTCCCAGACCAACCCACCTATCACAAACAAGATGAGCAAGGATAACCCTTCCTTGCCCCTTACTTTGCGTTTGAATTGCTCCCACAGAGCCATAATGCTTGCCCTTACAGATTAACGGAGCCGATTAGACCACAAGGCAAAACCTTCATCATTGCGCAAGCGACATGTTTTGCCACCGACAGAGATCGTTTTGGCATAATATTCAGCAATCGGACGGGCCTTTCCAAAGGTAAAGGCGCTGCCATCGACGCGCGCATTCTCTTTAATGATGCACCCCATGTGAATGAGATACCAATCAGGTGCAATTGAAATTTCTTGAGATTGACCAGAACCGTCTTCGAGCCAGACGTGCATTTGCCCCCAGCCCGTGTCATTCCCCAGACTGATGACGCGAATAACCCGTCCGCGAAAGCGTACGCTTTTCGCACGTGTAAACGGAACCAGCCCCATCATATCATTGGCTTGGCCCTTTTTCGCCTGGTTTTGACCTTGCGTTTGACCACCCGCAAGCCCTTGCACAACGCCGCCCACTGCCGAACGCATGGACGGTGTCGTCATAGCACCATCGCGTTGTGCAATGGGGGTCGTATTGTTTTCGGACCAGAAGGAATCGGGCAACATACTTGCCACGACAATCCCAACGGCGAATACAACACCGATGGCGACGACCCAGTTTTCTGGTCTCAATTGACTGCCCATAATGCCTTTACCCTTGTCGTGAGATGTCATCCGCCTAGCCAGTCGGGGATCAGCTTACCTTTGATTTTACCAATTGGTGATGCCTTTGTAGCATCCGGAATAACGGTTATCTGAACGTCGGTGGTGTGGGCTATTTCTGCAAAAATACGATCCTTAATAGCTTGCGCAATCAAGTCACTTTCATACACCCGCAATTTGCCGTTCACTGTGATGCCAATGTCAAAATACACATCTTCGCCAATATTACGTCCCCGCAAATATTGAACTTCTTCGACTTTCGCCGTTTCCATGGCAATTTCATAAACTTCTGTAAGAACGTCTGTTTCGACGGATGTATCCATCAAACCATTAATTGCATCCGTGTTCAGCTCAATGCCGATGCGCGCCACCATAACCGCGACAACCATAGCCGCGATAACGTCCATAATGGGAAAGCCCATAACGGCGATCGCAATGCCGATCAAAACACCAATGGACGACAAAGCATCCGAACGGTTGTCCCATGCGTTCGCAATGATCGCAGGGCTGTTGTTTTCTGTGCCAACACAGTTTTGATAGCGATACATCAATTCGTTGGTCACAACAGATACGCCTGCACCCAAAATAGCCACCGGATTTGGAGGCGAGATATCGCCGATCATCAGCTTCATGACGGATTCATACATCAGATACAATGCGCCAAAGATCAAAATCAATCCAACCACGGAAGAGGAAATGAACTGCACATTGCCAAATCCATAAGGGTATTCCTCGTTGGACACCTTTTTAGAGATTTTGATGCTGGCCATGGTCACAATACTGGCGACAACGTCCGCGCCAGAGTGAATCGAGTCCGCCACCAATGCAGCACTACCACTCATAATGCCCAGCAGGCCCTTGTAGGTCGTCTGGGCAATATTGACAAAGATAGCCCACCAGACCACTTCGTCACGACATAGTTTACAGCGTTCAGATTTCATCGGTTTAAGTACTCGATAATGTTTTGACCCAAGATGCGGTAATTCCCGTTCACCAACGTGGCTTTGATATCGTTTGCTTTGATCAACTTAACGACGTCCTTGCGCGAGATGCCTAAGAAACGCGCGGCATCCGGAGTCCGGTAAATCCGCGAGGCGTTGATAGCACGGGTGCGTTCGTCGTAGAGATGCAGCACCGCTGTTGCCACGGACATCAGTGTGCCTAAGCGTATTACAGCTGTCCAAATCATTGTTTCGTTCCTTCGTCTATGAATGGAACCAGTTCCTTGTACGTATCTGCCGAAATGATCGGCGCAGTGATGCCGGGGTTTTTGACAGTGAAATAGTCATAACGTTCAAACCCAGTCCAATCGGCCAGCAATTTCCACGGAAAGCGCATGATCGCCGTGTTGTAGGTATGAAGGGTTTGATTGTATTCGTTGCGGCGCATGGTGATTTTATCTTCCATCTCCACCAAAGACGTCATCATTTCCTGGTAAGTTTGAGCCGATTTGATATCCGGGTACTTTTCAACGACGGCCATCAAACGCCCTAAGGCTGCTCCGCCACCATCATTTTTGAAGCCTTCAAGTGCTTCTTCCCAACCTTCGGGCAGGATACCAGATTTGCCAAGTTGCTCGGCGCGATCAATCAAATCCGCTTTAACGTCGGGCGACATTTCGTTTTTGTTGACCACACCAGAGCGCGCTTTCGAAGTATAAGCGAAAATGGTGTGTTCCAAGGCTGCGTGGTTCAACGTCAAGTTAACCATGTTGGTAAATAGGTTTGAACGCCGTTGCAAAGACGCTTCTAAGTTGCCGCGTTTATTCAACACATCTTCATGCAGATAAATGAAGTTGTTAAACTTAAAAAACAAAGTGCCCGTGAATATCAAGATCGCCAGAACCGATAGCAGTGCCATGACCTTCACCCCCCGCAATGCCGGGGCTTGAAACGGCGGGTCGACTTCTTCACGATACAATTGATTGAGCAACGCTTCCGAACGACGGAGGCGCTGTTTATCATTATTAATCGTGCGATCCAAAATACTCATCTTTTTGCACTCATTTCGAGGTCTTGTTGATTAGAGCTCTGCCAGCTCATTGGCACGCTTGAAGTAATTCAAGGCTTCGTCGCTGTCGCCTTTTTCTTCATACGCAAACCCAATTGAACGCAACACCTTGGCTTCGTCAGGACGCAAGTCCAATGCAACCTTAAACGCTTTAATCGCGCTGTCGTGATCACCTGTGTTGTCATAGGCCACGCCCAAGCGATAATGCAGATTGAATTTTTCCGGGCTCGCATCCGCTGCTTTTTTCAACAGCGGAATAGCCTTTTCGTGATTTTCAAGCTGAGCATAGGTCAAGCCCAATACAGAGGTG
Protein-coding sequences here:
- the mamB gene encoding magnetosome biogenesis CDF transporter MamB — protein: MKSERCKLCRDEVVWWAIFVNIAQTTYKGLLGIMSGSAALVADSIHSGADVVASIVTMASIKISKKVSNEEYPYGFGNVQFISSSVVGLILIFGALYLMYESVMKLMIGDISPPNPVAILGAGVSVVTNELMYRYQNCVGTENNSPAIIANAWDNRSDALSSIGVLIGIAIAVMGFPIMDVIAAMVVAVMVARIGIELNTDAINGLMDTSVETDVLTEVYEIAMETAKVEEVQYLRGRNIGEDVYFDIGITVNGKLRVYESDLIAQAIKDRIFAEIAHTTDVQITVIPDATKASPIGKIKGKLIPDWLGG
- the mamS gene encoding magnetosome protein MamS, encoding MTSHDKGKGIMGSQLRPENWVVAIGVVFAVGIVVASMLPDSFWSENNTTPIAQRDGAMTTPSMRSAVGGVVQGLAGGQTQGQNQAKKGQANDMMGLVPFTRAKSVRFRGRVIRVISLGNDTGWGQMHVWLEDGSGQSQEISIAPDWYLIHMGCIIKENARVDGSAFTFGKARPIAEYYAKTISVGGKTCRLRNDEGFALWSNRLR
- a CDS encoding helix-turn-helix domain-containing protein: MIWTAVIRLGTLMSVATAVLHLYDERTRAINASRIYRTPDAARFLGISRKDVVKLIKANDIKATLVNGNYRILGQNIIEYLNR
- the mamQ gene encoding magnetosome protein MamQ; the encoded protein is MSILDRTINNDKQRLRRSEALLNQLYREEVDPPFQAPALRGVKVMALLSVLAILIFTGTLFFKFNNFIYLHEDVLNKRGNLEASLQRRSNLFTNMVNLTLNHAALEHTIFAYTSKARSGVVNKNEMSPDVKADLIDRAEQLGKSGILPEGWEEALEGFKNDGGGAALGRLMAVVEKYPDIKSAQTYQEMMTSLVEMEDKITMRRNEYNQTLHTYNTAIMRFPWKLLADWTGFERYDYFTVKNPGITAPIISADTYKELVPFIDEGTKQ
- the mamT gene encoding magnetosome protein MamT codes for the protein MALWEQFKRKVRGKEGLSLLILFVIGGLVWETFGLNLGSSPSHQSVRITKGILYGDMPAPAERGLVETLKDTFVPDQKYKLMTLKHIPRVTAQQKMPHPYVGVCTNCHLYVDGPGPGTQFKTPVGAALESLSRIKKLGPPLLPDSDRPHPPAGRCIKCHDVVIKVPIEKKKGGFRWVM